A DNA window from Pithys albifrons albifrons isolate INPA30051 chromosome 7, PitAlb_v1, whole genome shotgun sequence contains the following coding sequences:
- the LOC139674682 gene encoding olfactory receptor 14J1-like, whose protein sequence is MPNSSSISQFLLLPLADTRQLQLLHLCLFLGINLAALLGNGLIITAVACDHHLHTPMHFFLFNLSLTDLGCICTTVPKAIHNSLWDTTTISYIGCAAQLFFFMLFITTEFSLLTIMCYDRYVAICKPLHYGTLLGSRACTHMAAAAWASGFLYSLLHTVNTFSLPLCHGNALGQFFCEIPHILKLSCSHSYLREVGLIVVSACLAFGCFIFIVFSYVQIFRAVLRIPSEQGRHKTFSTCLPHLAVVSLFVSTGTFSYLKPDFISSPSLDLALSVLYSVVPPALNPLIYSLRNQELKDALRKMMTGCFSAARTCQFSSTSRDPPGAVLAVTVKEPGPELSTEDKSPRQNLLAEAVFNDSRVQEVSGEENPRRYPRRRISKTRPGCSEEENPTQCPEGGCSLSRCSDPVMEQRLHSREKRYKCWESGKSFSFSSHLIRHQMIHSGEWAYTCGECGKGCSCSSELICHQRIHSGEQPYKCSECGKNFRTSSQLFSHQRTHTEERPFCCTHCRKRFKQNSHLVTHRRIHTGERPYKCGECGKSFTDSSTLTKHQRTHQ, encoded by the exons atgcccaacagcagctccatcagccagttcctcctcctgccattggcagacacgcggcagctgcagctcctgcacttgtgtctcttcctgggcatcaacctggctgccctcctgggcaatgGCCTCATCATCAccgccgtagcctgcgaccaccacctgcacacccccatgcacttcttcctgttcaacctgtccctcacagacctgggctgcatctgcaccactgtccccaaagccattcacaactccctctgggacaccacaaccatctcctacataggatgtgctgcacagctatttttttttatgttgttcataacaacagagttttccctcctcaccatcatgtgctacgaccgctacgttgccatctgcaaacccctgcactacgggaccctcctgggtAGCAGAGCTTGtacccacatggcagcagctgcctgggccagtggctttctctactctctgctgcacacagtcaatacattttccctgcccctgtgccatggcaatgctcTGGGCCAGTTCTTTTGTGAAATCCCCcacatcctcaagctctcctgctcacattCCTACCTCAGGGAAGTTGGGCTTATTGTGGTTAGTGCCTGTTTagcttttggttgtttcattttcatagttttctcctatgtgcagatcttcagggctgtgctgaggatcccctctgagcagggacggcacaaaaccttttccacgtgcctccctcacctggccgtggtctccctgtttgtcagcactggcacattttcctacctgaagcctgacttcatctcctccccatccctggatctggccctgtcagttctgtactcagtggtgcctccagcactgaaccccctcatctacagcctgaggaaccaggagctaaaggatgccctgaggaaaatgatgactggatgcttctcagcagcaagaacctgccagttttcttct acctcccgggacccccccggggccgtgttggccgtgacggtgaaggagccgg gccccgagctgagcacggaggacaaatccccccggcagaacctgctggcagaggctgttttcAACGACTCCAGGGTGCAGGAAGTGAGTGGGGAGGAAAATCCACGGAGATACCCCAGGAGGAGAATCTCCAAAACTAGACCTGGGTGCTCTGAGGAGGAAAATCCAACCCAGTGCCCCGAAGGTGGCTGTAGCTTGAGCAGGTGCTCCGACCCAGTGATGGAGCAGCGACTTCACTCaagggagaagcgctacaagtgctgGGAAtctgggaagagcttcagcttCAGCTCCCACCTGATCCGCCACCAAATGATCCACAGTGGGGAATGGGCGTACAcatgtggggaatgtgggaagggctgcagctgcagctctgagctgatCTGCCATCAGAGGATCCACTCTGGGGAACAGCCCTACAAGTGTTCGGAGTGCGGAAAGAATTTTAGGACCAGCTCACAACTCTTCTcacatcagcgcacacacacagaggagagacccttctgctgcaccCACTGCAGAAAGAGATTCAAACAAAACTCCCACCTCGTCAcccaccggcgtatccacactggggagaggccctacaaGTGTGgcgagtgtgggaagagcttcactgACAGCTCTACCTTGACCAAACACCAACGAACCCACCAATAA
- the LOC139674684 gene encoding olfactory receptor 14J1-like: LHYGTLLGSRACAHMAAAAWASGFLYSLLHTANTFSLSLCKGNALGQFFCEIPQILKLSCSHSYLRELGLIVASFFLFMGCFIFIVFSYVQIFRAVLRIPCEQGRHKAFSTCLPHLAVVSLFVSTGTFSYLKPPSMSSPSLDLVAAVLYSVVPPIIDKGV, from the exons ctgcactacgggaccctcctgggcagcagagcttgtgcccacatggcagcagctgcctgggccagtggctttctctactctctgctgcacacagccaatacattttccctgtccctgtgcaagggcaatgccctgggccagttcttctgtgaaatccctcagatcctcaagctctcctgctcacactcctacctcagggaacttgggcttaTTGTGgctagtttttttttatttatgggatgtttcattttcatagttttctcctatgtgcagatcttcagggctgtgctgaggatcccctgtgagcagggacggcacaaagccttttccacatgcctccctcacctggccgtggtctccctgtttgtcagcactggcacattttcttacctgaagcctccctccatgtcctccccatccctggatctggtggcggcagttctgtactcggtggtgcctcca atcattgataaaggtGTTTAA